AAGACCTGGATAATGTTTCTTTGACCAGTTGATTGATGTCCACCTCCTGCCGCACAGGCGCTTTGATGCGCACAAAATCCAAAAGGTCCGTGATGATCTGATTGGCGGTATCTATCTCGCAGTTCATTGTCTTTATGTTCTCTTTAACCGCCTCATCTTCGATCGTCTTTATCTTCATATTCAGGAAATAACAGGCATTCTTTATCACCCCCAGAGGATTGCGGAGTTCATGGCCGACACTGCTTGCCAACTGCCCCAGGACAGCAAGCCTCTCTTTGCGAACCAGCGCCTCATGGGCCTCCTTGAGTTCCCTTGTCCTTTCCTCAACCCTTTGCTCTAAATTGTTTCGAGCCTCTTCCAAAGCGGTAGCGAATTTTTTTAGCTCTTCCTCTCCCCGCTTGCGCTCGGCTTCCACCTCAATGGTGTGCAGGGCAAAGGCGATGTCTTCAGCCACCTCGCCGAACAACGCTTGTTCCTCCTCATCGACAGGCATCTCGATAGCAGCCGTAACAGTGAGAAAGCCATAAACGCGGCCTTCATATTCCAGGCCAGCTATCATGCGGTTTTTGTCCACATAGGTTCCAACCAGGGGGCATTCGCCGCATTCAATAGCAGATTTTGCCACCACCATGACACCGGATTGATCGAAGGCTTGCCGGAGGCACGGCGTCAGCTCTCCAGACTTCAACTTGTCAATCATTGCCGGAAAACTCTTGGTAACTCCTGCATGTGCGGCAGTTGCAAACCTACCATCTTTTTCTGTGATGGCGATCCAGGCGCTGTGATATCCGCGGGTTTCGATAAGGCTGTCGCAAGAGCCCTGAAGCAATTCTTGGCGGTCTTTTACCTTTGTGATGACTTGGTTCACATTGCGTATGGCTCGCAGGACGGCGTTGAGGTGGACAATGCGCTCCTCTGCCTGTCTTCGCCTTTCTATTTCTTGCCGCAAAGACCGTGTCCAGTGATAAAAGGCGACGAAAAAGAAAGCGCCTGTGGCTGTCAGAATAAGGATAGCAAAGGCCAATGCGTATAGATGATCGCGGTATGCTTTACTCGTAATCCGTTTCACCTCATCCACCGGAGCGCACACAGCCATGGACCAGACTTTGTCAAAAACATGGACAGGGGTGTATGCAATAAACTTTTCAACTATTCCCCTCTCTCCCCAATGCCATCCTGAGACATAGCGGCTCACTCCTTCCTCCCCCGCCATCATGTGCCGCTGGATGCTGTCTATCGCGACGTAGGACAGCTCGGGGTTTGTCTCTGCCCGCACCTTGAAGGCATCTCGACCCACGAACGCCTCTTCGTAATGGGCCAGGAAGATGCCGTCTTCATTCAGCAGCCAGGCGGCATAGCGGGTCTCTCCCGATACAATGGGGGAGACATATGGCTTGCTCATCGTGCTTGGATCAACAGAACACACTATGACTCCGTTGAATTCTCTGTCTCCGCTCTCGCCCTCAATACAGACAGGCCTCGCTATCCGTATGCGTCTCTGGCCCGCCTCATTGATGATCAACCCGGAGATGGCAACCTCCCCGGTCTCTCTGGCATTTTG
This region of Deltaproteobacteria bacterium genomic DNA includes:
- a CDS encoding GAF domain-containing protein; translation: MFLHKPAESLGKSETEKRRAPSYKDGKQPSVLLCGLIIAVTLTAIAVTIFLGQRNHHETVRLATEQFNRQQLILARSAGTGIETFMADVDDDLLALSNFAVVQRMEPGILERMEVLYTGIPTQTSFRRLDKNGILRFIYPNEGWRKDLIGRDYSQETFFQNARETGEVAISGLIINEAGQRRIRIARPVCIEGESGDREFNGVIVCSVDPSTMSKPYVSPIVSGETRYAAWLLNEDGIFLAHYEEAFVGRDAFKVRAETNPELSYVAIDSIQRHMMAGEEGVSRYVSGWHWGERGIVEKFIAYTPVHVFDKVWSMAVCAPVDEVKRITSKAYRDHLYALAFAILILTATGAFFFVAFYHWTRSLRQEIERRRQAEERIVHLNAVLRAIRNVNQVITKVKDRQELLQGSCDSLIETRGYHSAWIAITEKDGRFATAAHAGVTKSFPAMIDKLKSGELTPCLRQAFDQSGVMVVAKSAIECGECPLVGTYVDKNRMIAGLEYEGRVYGFLTVTAAIEMPVDEEEQALFGEVAEDIAFALHTIEVEAERKRGEEELKKFATALEEARNNLEQRVEERTRELKEAHEALVRKERLAVLGQLASSVGHELRNPLGVIKNACYFLNMKIKTIEDEAVKENIKTMNCEIDTANQIITDLLDFVRIKAPVRQEVDINQLVKETLSRSLIPEDITVITDLAEHIAPVFIDPVQVGQVFLNLTQNAVQAMGEGGSLKISTRVRKGAKEVVFVDEGCGIPESNLGKIFEPLFTTKAKGIGLGLAVSKSLAEENRGTILVESEEGKGSRFTVRF